From Periophthalmus magnuspinnatus isolate fPerMag1 chromosome 6, fPerMag1.2.pri, whole genome shotgun sequence:
AGTGAATGCGtgtcgtaatcaaagctaaaggcgcaacaacgaaatattagactAAATAATagactttccacctccagaaagttacatactatcactttaactCTTATATAACATGATTTATCCCAGTTTTTACAATACAGTACACTTTTtaatttcagtgtttgtttttttcttcttcagagGCCAACATTGGTTCAGAAGATAGTTCATTATCGGATGCACTTGTCCTGGATGATGGTGAGAATCTTTAGATCTCTTTTTGTATAAATATTACATAGTTAACAGGACTGTGAACTCTCTAAGCAAACTTTATAGTCTGAAGACTGTATTGTTGTTGTGAGGTGTTGTTGAACTTATTGAGTATTACCATGTAAAATCCTGTATAGTATTATTCACACCCTAGCATGGGTTTACATGGTTCACACCTTAGCATTGGTTTACATGTTTACAGCCAAAAATACTGTATAGGTAATTTCCACTTTATTAGACTTAGATCACTGTATAAACCTCAAAAAACAAATCTCCTCTTGCTCCAGATGATCCTCAGGTCACGGGCACCCCCAACTTCTCTCCTCTAGCGTCCCCACACAAGGGCCTGCCTCCCCGCCCCCCATCCCACAGCCGTCCCCCTCCTCCGCAGTCCCTGGATGGGCTCAGGCACCTGCACTACACCCGCTCTGACTATGACAAGTCCCCCATCAAACCCAAGATGTGGAGTGAGTCGTCCCTGGATGAGCCTTACGAGAAGATCAAGAAGCGCTCCTCACACTCCAGGTACGTTTGCACTAGTGCTCAAAGTGCTGCTGGTATATGTAAGCCAAACACAAAAGCAGTTACTACGCATAAAGGAGTTGTATTCATGTGCTACAATTTGCTAGAATTTTGTCCACAAATTTTGAATATTAAATTTGTGTCTTGTTCATGTCAATTGGCATAGCAAGTAACTTTTCTAAATTTGGTCCTGTGCCCACTAAAGTTTTGAATTTGTagtttatatgtatgtattttttatcagtGGTAGATGGAAATGGTTGTCCAATCCATTGGGAGAGACTGATTGGGTCTGAAGCCATAGCCTGACCCAATCAGCCTCCATCACCATAATGGTTCTAaatattatttagtttagttaataAAACGTCAGCTATTTATTTAGTAATGATTGTTTTTAGAACGTAAAACACATTCACGCTTAATGTTCTGAAAATGTAATCATTTTACTGGGACAGCAACAGGATTTCATCAAAGTggcacaaaaatacacattttgtgatttttgattATTTGCAATTCTAGTTGAGGCCACATCTTGCTACTTTTTATACACTCGATTCACTCATCCCATCAACTTTCCCTCTACCATATCCACCTGGCCATATTCCATTGAACATGGATCCTAGTTTCAGAGATCACGTTTTTAGTTGGACTTTTCACACTTGCAGTCTTTGGTGCAGACTACCTGACTTTCCTGTTTGGTTTGGTCCAAAGTCCAGGTGTGAATGCTCCCGGGGGCCGTGGTCCGGATCGGCCCTTCAATTCAGGAAAAAGTGGTGGGGTCGGTCCGGGCCAAGGTCTGGTCCAATGCAGTGTGAAGGTTCGGACTTTTTGACCAAATCCAGAAAGTAACATGCATTTGATGAAGAGCGAACGTGAGGAAGACAGAGTGTGCAAATGTCAGGAGAAAAGGAAGAGGCGAGCCCACAGTGATTATGAACTACATTGATGTTGCATATTGTGCCGCTTTAACACAGCGGAGAGCTGCACAGACCTCTTTGTTTCATCAAATGTCAGATTAGTAAAATTTGGGTTCCAGACAAGATAGCTGCAAACCACTCTGCCAAAATACAGCCTGTTGCTTGTGTGGGTTAAAGATAAACCTAAAATTACCAAATGCACCCACAATCAGTGTCAATTATTCTCCTCCCCAGAGCTACCAAAACTGAGATGCCTTCTGTACACAAgcataacaacaacacattgtAAACTGTATTAGATAAACCAAAATGACACTTCCATTGCTGTCGTCTGCTTTAAATTCAATCACAGTAAACAGCCAAAAAATTAtatgtaatataataatgtaatattataataattattattgatGTGTAATCCACTTGTATCTGCACATTTAAACCAGTGAAACTCTTTAAACCCACCTAACActgcttctgattggtcatTTTTCCTGTTGATCCTGTCGATTCCTGTATTTTGGCTCATCACTGTCAAGCCCAAGTTTCGTCTTGCTTCAGTTTATTtctcaaaacaaggaaaaactTTGCACAATGCACACTCCAGTTCTTATGAAGACAGGAAAGATAGCACCAGGGAAAGTCCAGTAGTTTGGATTTGAGGGAGGTAATGTGAAACCAATAGTCTGggtaacaaacaaaaataatagaacACTTTGTAAGTTCTAAGTCCGGACCTTGGTGCTGAATTTCAGGTGTGAATCAGCTCTTAGTTTTCTTTGTCCATCCTCATCAtggtcatattttgttttattttgctgtgttGTTCTAGTCATAGACGTTTTCCCAGCTCGGGCAGTGCAGATGCAGGAGGCAGTAGCTCTCTGCAGAACAGCCCTGTCAGGGCCCTGCCTACCTGGAACTGTCAGTCCAGCACCCCCTCCACCCCTGACATGAAAGCACGGACCCCCCATTATGTACATTCCACAAGGTTAGTCCTGCTCTGGCATTCAACATGGCCTCCAtggtggtcctggtttatttcatgTCATGGTCGTACTTATAGAGCCCTGTAAggctgcaataaaaaataatattttcctAACAGCTAATCTTTAGTTCTGTTCCTCATGACTCTCAGGTCGGTGGACATCAGCCCCACCCGTCTGCACAGTCTCGCTCAGCACTTTAGAAACCGTAGCTCCAGCTTGGAGTCCCAGGGCAAACTTCTCACGTCAGACAGTGAGAGCCACTCGCACACCCTGGGCAACCTGGGGAGCCCCGACTTCTTCTTGGGACCACCCCGTACCTCCAATGGCTCCGACCCACTGGACGACTGCTCGTCCTGCACCAGCCAGAGCAGCTCGGAACACTACTACCCCTCCGGACCTTTGGGGCCTGGGGGCAACGCCAACTACTCCACCCTGGGAGAGGACTCACCGTCCAAGGCCCGTCAGAGGCAGAGGCAAAGGCACAGGTCAGGCCTAAAGATACACTCAAAAGAGTTTTTATTGTGGTTAGTCTCTTTATGTCTGCCATATGAACGGCTGAAATTCTAAGTCCGGACACTTAGAACTTCAGCCGTTCATAGAGCAGCTGAACAGTGTACTcaactgttattattttattgtagtatTTTTCAGAATAATGTTGTGTGTaattgtgtgtaggcagcacagtggctgagtggcaacactcatgcctcacagcaagagggtttggttcgatcctcgggtcgcccaggcctttctgtgtggagtttttcatgtttctccccgtgtctggatgggtttcctctgggtactccggtttcccccatcaactaaaacatgaacgcccttcgagacaactgttgttgtgattttggggcgttacaaaaataaatgaattgaattgaataatatTACTAAAGTCAAATTATGCCAAAAGTCATTATTTTACCTATATCTAGACTAACTATAGTTATATCTAAGTATATCTATATCTAACTTGTTTATTCTCTCTCAGGTCTGCAGGTCAGCTGGGCTCCTCTAACTCCGGCTCCATGCCTAACCTGGCGGCTAAGAACGGAACAGGGGGAGGCTCGGGTGGAGGGGGCACGGGAGGCGGGCACCACGGCGTCTACTTGCACAGTCAGAGCCAGCCCTCCTCACAGTACCGCATTAAGGAGTACCCGCTATACGTGGAGGGAAGCCCCAACCCCGTGGTGGTGCGCAGCCTGGAGAGCGACCAGGAGGGCCACTACAGCGTCAAAGCCCAGTTCAAGACCTCCAGCTCGTACACAGCCGGAGGACTGTACAAAGAGGCCTGGGGTGGGGGGGacgaggggggagaggggggccGGCTCACACCCTCCCGCTCACAGATTGTACGGACTCCATCAttagggagggagggaggaggaggggggagccGGGCAGCCGTGTCAGAGGAGTTGAGGTGCTGGTACCAGAGGTCCTCGGGCAGCCTGAAGGAGAGGAGCCACTCCCACTCCAGCTCCGCCTCCGAGCAGAGCACCCCAGGCCACGGCAGAGGCAGCAGGGTGGGCTCACTCGCCAAGGGATCGCCAGGTCAGTGACAGCTACAGATGCTAATGTCAGTGTGTGGTTAACTAGAAAGAAGGAAATCACATcgttaaagtgcacatgacaggtttTATGATGCTCTAATTTGACttaatttggtgggataatacctgATAATAACAGATAGTTTTGCACCAATGAAGAAAAAATTTGCAAACAAAAGTCAAAGAGTGagagtagagaaagagagatttcTAAAACATACTGATGGcatcacagtttttttttttaaacatttaaccattatttcagcaaaataaaggtgttttcattatatttttctttgtcatATAGTAATTTCTGTATATTAGAGGAGTTTTATACCACTGTACAACATGGTTTCTAGGTTGGTTGCTAggtaggtaacagttatggaatttcctagtgtgatgtcatgatttacaACCAGGAAGATAAAccaaaaaaattgtcaaaatgtgaaaaaagttcTAATTATTTTAGCAAAATCTGAAATTTAAtgatcttaactgtgttttagtcaaatgagtAATGTAACCTgtcatgggccctttaacccaAGTTGTGTACCTGTTTTGAAAAGTGCAAGttgtgaattttttattttttttaccacctTGTGAAAGAGTATACAAAGGCTacgttcacacattcacacacagcacacataagtgggactaaattgggactaaaaaCGTGGAACTAGACCAAACCCagcctacatcaggactaaactgggctgaagtgtgaacgcacccatAGAGTGTGAATATTCATTCTTGTGGCATGTCTCCCACAGAACAGACAGCATTGTTGGCTATTAGGAGTAAATGCTAATTTCTTGAGACACAATATAAATACATCATAGCACAATGATATAACCTCCCATTCCTGTTACCGCTCAACTCAGCAGCAAAACTCTGTGTTCCTCCACTGAGCTGACatattaaaaatgaatagattttGCTGCCCGCTTCTTTCTGTATGAGCAAGCTTTCATTCCTCACACAATACTTGTCAGATACAGAAGACTACAGAAGACATCACAGCATTATATAGGCCGATATGTTTTAGTACAgatggggggcagctaaaataaatattgttaaacatgcagatttttgttgtcatttatcAAGTTCTAGAGCCTAGTCACAAAGAGAAATTCTTATACTTcttctgatacagttcaagatcatttgaaagctattcaggaaaggttaatttctgtcctttaaatgtggctttttctttatcaatatctgctcaaatgagtatctacttttgatacttttgatactagttttagtatcaattagtatctgaattTTGATACCTTTGCTAACCCTAATGATTTCACCTGATTCTAGTATCTGAAAGCCACCAATAGGGGTTCAAATTTTACAACTGTATCTTCACACCACGACAGCCAAAATGTCCGGCATCACTTGTACAATGTCCTCTTGTATGTTGCCTATTCCTCTGTGTTAAGACCTAGCTTACTGTGTGTTCTCCTTGTAGTGGCCTCCCCTCACAGCCAGCGGAGTCTGACCCCATCCAGTGAGCATGCAGCTACCCCCACTCCCCCCTGTAGCCCCCAGCACATCCTCAACTGGCAGAGCGGGTAAGACGCACCCCCAGATACTGCACTGTACCTCAACTCTAACCTAACCCCTAACTACTATCACTGCACTAAGTCTGTCTCTAAGTCTGTTCACTAACCTTACTGTTTTGAATGACTTTGGTGCGTTTCTGGTTTGAAATGTGTTCAGTCACTTTGATTCACTACTCACTACTTTTCTTCTAAAatgcttaaaggtgcagtgtgtagttTTCACAGTGCAGATTCAAGTGTTGAATCATAAATACTATAGTAGTAATCAGCTCAGATAGCTCTAGCATTGTGTAATATGACAGTTGTTGCTAAAGACTTAGTGTCAAAGGCTGCTTATCCACTAACCTGATTGTTAGGTAAATCTCTGCTAGCTGactgttttgtccttgggcacttggacactttacccacctagCCTTTGTGTTTCTGCTGTTTGATTATGTGATTTGGTGGTGGTTTATGGAGCTGTAGACATACAATGGCAGCTGTAGCCTTGCCAgtcacaacaataataaaaacatctttttaatagaatgtaattttagatcaatactattttttttagtatcaatatctgTTCAATTGAGTATGAGTATAGTTTTGAGTATCAATTACTATCAAGTATTTGGGTAGCAATCATTAATGTTCACAACTGTACTGTGGATGAATACTATCATAGTGTGTGACCGGACTGAGTGGAGTCACTCAGTCACACACTATGATGGTGTTCTACTGTACATCTCAAGCTTATATAGGACACTGTATAGCTGGGTTATAATTTTGAAATATACCTGTTACAGTTCATACATGTAATCAGTAAAATCGCAAAATACCTCACACTGCCCTTTAACTCTGTTGCTCtcactgtttgtgtgtgcgcactaactcctcctgtgtgtcctgtcctctctctgcttcaGAGGCACAGCAGACTGCTCTCCTTCTGACGCCCCACAGCCTGGCTCTGACGCATAGAGGTACTGTCACCTGCTCCAGTAGTGCACCTGCCCTCCTAGCGTTAATGTCACCTGTCCGCTAGTGCTAAAGCTAACGCCACTGCTACTGTCACTTGCTCCACTAGTGCTAATACTAGTCCTACTGTCATCTGCCGCCACTAATGTTAATGCTAGAGCTACTGTTACTTGCTCCGCTAGTGCTAATACTTGTCATACTGTTATCTGCCGCCActtatgctaatgctagcgatATTGTCACCTGCCTCCGCTAGTGCTAAAGCTAGTGCTTATGTTAGTGCTAATACTAGTGCTACTGTCCCCTGCTGTCGCAAGCactaatgctagtgctaatgctgCCTCTGCTAGTGCTACTGTCATCTACCATCAGTAGTGTTCCCTCAGTCCGCTAGTGCTACTTGTAACTGAACCATCTGCGAGAGAAGCGCAATCTGCGGGAACACCAACTGCACATGTGCTGTACATTTTTGTGCTTCCAAgtccataattttttttttaagaaatataACTTAATCTCTTAAATAGCCTTGCCATGGTATATCATTAGTAGGTGTTGATTATAAAGATTATAGTCTGGTAGaattgaataattataattattataattatataattatagcTCTGTAGAAAGCTGAAAGCGTCACCATAGTAACAAGCCTGTGGCTGCACCATAGAAATCATAGAAGCCACGTCAGTGTGGATAGGACACATTTAGAGCTCCACCAAAGGTCATGTCGCATTAAGTTTTTGACATGTTGCTGATTTCTATGAATAGCCGTCACATATATCTTAAATATATGTATCTTAAAAAATAAGATTATTATAGCAACAAGTTTCAccttattaaataaatacagcagcTGTTCAAGTAACTGCTAACATGTACTACATGTACATTAGTTCACCGTCAAAACAGATTTAATCAAATCATTTATGATTGAAATCAATGGTGACAATAGTTTTTAAATACCTTTATTACCAGTATAAAGGTTTATTTTGTAGTCTTAACTGCATTTTGCCTAATACATTTTGATATATTTGTACATGCGCAGTAGACATTTTCCCCTGCAGGTTGTGCTTCCCCTGCAGATGTTGCAGCCAACAAATAGAACATAAAagtacactgcaaaaataccccaaaataagttgaaatgatttgaatccAAAGTCTTAATTTATTAGTAGGATtcagatgttttaaatgaaacacaaatgtaactgtttactaacatgcattcttactgcgaTCTGGCTTGCCTTTGCACAGATTTGTCCTGTAACTTGTCCAGGTCCTACATCACCTGTTTGACTTCATatagatagattagtttaatgccatatttcaAGCAAAGCTATATAACATGGACACTAGAAAGATTACGttaaaatctaatcaaaacTATCTTGATTATTCTTAAGTTTAAGCCATTTAGATATTTCTTTTTGCAGTGTCCAAATCTAAAACACGAGACATAGGTTTATTTCACACACATTAAAGAGTAGCCCAGCGCTGAGGCACAGGTAGGTACAGGAGATAGAAATGGTGCTGTACGTTTTTATGGCCCTGTCACATGTTGTCCACCGGGGGGCGACAGTTATGGAGGGGCAAATTAGTCTTCTCTGGAGCTGGTCTATGCATGTGCTTTGTCATGTTCTGTTTCATTGGACTCACTGACTTAACTAAAGAAGCACCCACATGTCTACAAGTCTGTGTCTctactcacttttttttttttttttttgaaatgtacaggttattgttattgtactGTAATTTTAAACACCCAGTGATTCAAATGGAggaatgcactttaaaatgtcaaagcaaaaacaacataGATATTGATAACGCTTTTGAATAACTACACTATAATTagctttaaatgtgctgtacctgatatttactgtcttaaaaaacagtttgcagtagtcttaagttattcttcacttaccttttgcattctgaacatcctagaTCATCAACTTGATCAGTTTATAAGGGCTTTCtcaactttcagaaaccagagcagagttttgcagtgatggcaaagctaaaaacaactagcatgctcacACACACTTGCTTATTAATGGACAATAAAATATCGgacgtcaagagctgcttatacaatatatctgtactgggacaagacaaattttgctcaaatacatggaagaaATCAGaaacaggacctttaataaagcataaagaaTCAATGTTGTCATATCCTGATGCTGGATGTCAGGATTCATCAATTTATGATAGAAGTTCCAATAGAATCTTGGCTTATATTGGCTTATactaatatttcatttaaattacCCATTACCCACTGCAGTCATGTGGTTGGTTACGACATGATGgaatttcataataataaaccTATGTATTATTTAACAGTATCACTAATAACTCTCATCATGTTGATATAATGTAGCAGTGACCTGAGGACATTAGATCTCGAATGTTCTCACATAAGAatataaagagggggtattatgccaaatcaacttttttgagctttataccatgttataacgtcgttccctcatcaaaaacatggctgaagacGTTTTATGTGTGTCATCCattaatgtttgagtaatctagcgatctctcctgggcactatttGAGCCCTCCTTTCACAGAGAAATACAAGATCACACGTCTTGTctaaggctccgcccacaagcctactaAACCAGGAagctctctgcagctcttcctcttcccctcaCTCAGAACAGTgagaacatggtgatctaaatgtgttatgttttagcaAATTATCCCCTATAGAAGTGTAAAATCCCCACTTGtaagtttgtgaagaaaattcCGAATTAGCATTTTTACAAGTCTCTAATCTTCCCGTGTCCCCCGCAGGTCGTTCAGTGACTGCTGTTTCCTCGGCAGCCCCCTGTGCTCCGAGCTGGCAGACGTGCAGTGGTACGGACGTGACAAGGCCAAGCCCGGGACCCTGGTCTGAGTCCTCCTTCTAGAGCCCTACACGGTCTATCCCATACAGACATTCCTACAGCTATACCCCCGTACAGCCCCTCTACAGACCCTCCCCATTGCACCATCCACAACCAGGACCCTGGCCCAGGACCCCCCAGGAAGGGCATTCACAGACTGGGAGCTCTGGGGGCACAGCACACAAGCGACTGGGCAAAAAACACAGGGAGCTTTGAAATGGAGAGCACAGAACATGTTTAACAAAAGCAGCAAAAACTGTTTCAGGATCACACTGCGAAAATACAATATGTCTGCAGGTGTTACAATGACTGCAGTTTAGAATGTGAATCGGGTTTGGGTAGTTGGGACTAGCAtagatttatttactttatgatCTACATTCTGTAAGTGATTTtgaaggtgcaccatgtaacatttctgtcTGAGTGTCtgccacttgtttgtctccatagagatacattGCAGAGAATGTTACCAAgaatgtatggcattaaacataacaatcttgcatttatttaataacaggtgtttttttttattgctaacaaAATGTGAAACATCCATTCTTGCTGGCTAcaattgcttgtctccatggaaaagtttaatgccacacatttcaacattcaaagcaataacaagtaggtggtggaaatgttacatagtgtacctttataATGAGGGAAGGGTCATGATAATATTGAAGTTGTTTTGATCAGAAGTGAATTTGTTATATTTACGTCATCATTTTCAAttaaaaattcaattcaaatttaaatgttcatgtgcagttttctTTACTGCATTGTTAGACCGTTTTGCTTTagatatttaaaatataaattattaagTTTAAGTAAATACTTTGTCCAAACTGCCCAAACCCAGATTACCATTCCAAATTCAAGTCATTTGAACTTAATATTAGACATAGTTTTTGCAGTGCACAGTCCCCTGTCACTGCACTGCCCTGTCAGACTTCACCTGCTGGATTTGAGCCACCACAATCCTGTCCTGTTTTCACACGCCCAAAcccattttatatttatgaaaaagagagaaagatctATATGAATTATGGATACGACACCACTCCTGTCAGAAGAACCCACAACCAAAGACAactcagaaaagtgacattgtCGCAAAGGATTCTGGGACATTTTCGAGACATGGACTATAGCAATAACAACTATATGGACTTTGAATTATCCCCCTATGGAAATATACAACATTTTCCAGGCCATATTGTTACGAACTTGTCAAATTATCAAAAAGTGTTTGGGATTATGTCAAGATATTGTGGCACACACGTCACACAAAgactataaaaaatataaatattgttttaaattgtgtttattttcatccccaatttaaaaaatatatattatttgaaTATTAATTTGTCATCTTAATCATATGTGCTATTTATCGTCCCATCATTCGTCCTTGTTCCTTTTTTAACATAAGTATTATTTATAATGGTGAACTGTATGTTTTTTATCAGTGCCAAACGCGCTTAAACTTAAAATACTGACTTCATGACAAATActaattattttaagttcacTGAAATAGAAAAATACTGATGGCAATTATCCCATTTAGCTTGTATTTAGGTGGCTTTTATATGTTTACTTAATTAACTTGAAGCACAACATTAATACAGTCAAAAAGGGCCTAGTTTTGAGATTGCAATGGCATTGGATGAGTCTCAGTTGTCATTacacttttatgtttttgttacaaGATTTTGAAAGCAGCTTAAACATTATATCCAGCGAGATGATTTGGGAAGAAATAGctgaaatttgaaaaaagaaaaaaaaacatggaagcATAACAgtgcaagaaagaaagaattgCAAGATAGGGCCAAAGATTGCAACTCAAGCCACAATGTTTGAAAggaaactaaaattaaattaatgggTTTTAAACCTTCtaaaactgtattaaatgtACGGCAAAGCATTTACACCTTAACTAGAAACACACTCTTGCTGGACGTTTACTGCCACAGTTTGTCCAATTACTCTGAACTCCCAACATTTTCAAGTTTTGGTCaggcttaaagtgcatatgacagggtttcatgtttttctaattctcacttggtttggtgggatagtgcctGTGGTGACTATTTAGcggagttttacatcagttaagtggcagtttgtggaaaaaagtcgagaagaaaagtaaaaaaatacaggaagtagaggtGAATTTTCAAACAGAATACTTCTAACTTCTAATGTCATCAAtacagaaaattccatccaaattGCGGACAAGTGTTGACCTTTGTTAaaattatggttgctaggtaactcTTGCCTGtgtacaaccaggaagtaaacaaGTAAACTTCACCAGACTTAAAAAACTAGACAAAAACTTTTTAGTATAAAATTTTTAATATAATGATGCCactatgtttttgtgaaaaatTACTCTAACCAGTTGTATGCACTTTAATATCTTGAATCCAACACCCCCCAAAAGCCAtatgaaaaactaaacatttaaaatcacgcCACTAACAatcaaaaattacaaaaaggtTAGAAAAgcacatttgattttatttttttatcacatGATTCTTGACACATTACTCttgatataattatttttacatattaagTTGAATTGCACCACgacttaagtttaaaaaaaaacaaaacattgtaaatCGTCTTTTATCATGTCCTCTTTTTGACTGTAAGCTGAccaaaaactgtaaaatcttttcaactttttgtccCTTCTGTAGAATTACACAAGCATTGACTCCCAAATGCATGCCAATCAGACAACCCCCTCATCAATGTCCAGTGTGCCGACATTTCCACCATTTTGACCCCGTTTCTGACC
This genomic window contains:
- the frmd4a gene encoding FERM domain-containing protein 4A isoform X1, which produces MSIVESLPTYGVHYYAVKDKQGIPWWLGLSYKGIFQYDYQDKVKPRKVFQWRQLENLYFREKKFSVEVHDPRSRASVTRRTFGHSGIAVHTWYACPALIKSIWAMAISQHQFYLDRKQSKSKIHAARSLSEIAIDLTETGTLKTSKLANMGSKGKIISGSSGSLLSSGSQESDSSQTAKKDMLAALRARQEALEETLKQRIEELKSICIREAELTGKLPKEYPLDAGEEPPTIRRKIGTAFKLDEQKILPKGEEEELERLEREFAIQSQITEAARRLASDPHVSSKKLKKQRKTSYLNALKKLQEIENSINEYRVRSGKKPTQRASLIIEEANIGSEDSSLSDALVLDDDDPQVTGTPNFSPLASPHKGLPPRPPSHSRPPPPQSLDGLRHLHYTRSDYDKSPIKPKMWSESSLDEPYEKIKKRSSHSSHRRFPSSGSADAGGSSSLQNSPVRALPTWNCQSSTPSTPDMKARTPHYVHSTRSVDISPTRLHSLAQHFRNRSSSLESQGKLLTSDSESHSHTLGNLGSPDFFLGPPRTSNGSDPLDDCSSCTSQSSSEHYYPSGPLGPGGNANYSTLGEDSPSKARQRQRQRHRSAGQLGSSNSGSMPNLAAKNGTGGGSGGGGTGGGHHGVYLHSQSQPSSQYRIKEYPLYVEGSPNPVVVRSLESDQEGHYSVKAQFKTSSSYTAGGLYKEAWGGGDEGGEGGRLTPSRSQIVRTPSLGREGGGGGSRAAVSEELRCWYQRSSGSLKERSHSHSSSASEQSTPGHGRGSRVGSLAKGSPVASPHSQRSLTPSSEHAATPTPPCSPQHILNWQSGGTADCSPSDAPQPGSDA